The genomic stretch TGGCTCTTTCACAGATGCCCAATGCCTCTCTAACATACAAAGGTGGAGTAACGGCTTACACTTTACCGGAAAAAGTAAGATTATTAAAAGTAAATAAAAAAGAAGCAGAAGAATGTGACTGCGTTTCGGAAAATATTGCAGAAACCATGGCACTAAATGTTGCCAATCTTTTTGAATCCGATTGGTCTATTTCAACTACAGGTTACTGTACACCGATCCGTAATTCATCCTATAAAATCTTTGCCTATTTCTCATTCTCCTATAAAGGAGAGATTGTTCTCACTAAAAAACTGGAACTGCATCCTAAAACTCAGGCCCTGAATGCTCAGCTTTATTATACGGAATTTATTTTAGGATGTTTCAAAAGTGAACTTAACAGGCTTTTAATTTTAAAGTAAAAAATATGGAACGCAAATACCAATATGTTTTGATTACCGGAGCAACAAGCGGAATAGGCTATGAACTGGCAAAGCAGTTTGCCAAAAATGGCTATGATCTTGTAATGGTGGCCAGGGATTATGAAGAACTGAAAAACAGAGCCAAAGAGTTTAAAGAGTATGGAATTAATGCTATTCCAATCTCTAAAAACCTGTTCTTACAGGATGAAGCCTATTCCCTTTATTCAGAATTGAAAATGAATGGAATAAGTCCTGAAATTCTGGTTAATGACGCCGGTCAGGGCGTTTACGGGAAATTTCAGGATACTGATATTCACCGTGAAGTAGACATTGTTAACCTCAATATTATTTCTGTCATCATATTGACCAAGCTGTTTATCAAGGACCGTCTGCCTAAGAAATCGGGAAAAATTTTAAATCTGGCTTCTGTTGCCGGTAAAGTTCCTGGCCCGTGGCATTCGGTATATCATGGAACCAAAGCATTTATCCTTTCATGGTCTGAAGCGA from Chryseobacterium indologenes encodes the following:
- a CDS encoding SDR family NAD(P)-dependent oxidoreductase; amino-acid sequence: MERKYQYVLITGATSGIGYELAKQFAKNGYDLVMVARDYEELKNRAKEFKEYGINAIPISKNLFLQDEAYSLYSELKMNGISPEILVNDAGQGVYGKFQDTDIHREVDIVNLNIISVIILTKLFIKDRLPKKSGKILNLASVAGKVPGPWHSVYHGTKAFILSWSEAIREELKDMGITVTALLPGPTDTDFFNKADMNRSKIVEDKETLASPEEVAIDGYNALMNDEDKVISGVKNKLSAAMSNFSTDSMAAHRMAEMQKPVTEK
- a CDS encoding CinA family protein, coding for MEFQTNLLEYISHCLMTADETISIAESVTSGCLQLALSQMPNASLTYKGGVTAYTLPEKVRLLKVNKKEAEECDCVSENIAETMALNVANLFESDWSISTTGYCTPIRNSSYKIFAYFSFSYKGEIVLTKKLELHPKTQALNAQLYYTEFILGCFKSELNRLLILK